The proteins below come from a single Plutella xylostella chromosome 2, ilPluXylo3.1, whole genome shotgun sequence genomic window:
- the LOC119691476 gene encoding uncharacterized protein LOC119691476: MQLLSKRFYNKYQIVNEHVNTLLDLEKLPKYAGANDLRTFVSVVNQTMSALTNLQVNVDDKDPFLLGILQRKLDTYSWRSYQLERNLENDPTVQDFLSYLERRALALENTDHSETATSGKRQPASLTKSKVTLATTTNSTMECLYCVAAA, translated from the exons ATGCAGTTGTTAAGCAAAAGGTTTTACAACAAATATCAGATAGTAAACGAGCATGTTAACACCCTGTTAGACTTGGAAAAGTTGCCCAAGTATGCAGGCGCTAACGATTTAAGGACTTTTGTTTCAGTAGTGAACCAGACTATGAGCGCTCTCACCAATCTACAGGTGAATGTCGATGACAAAGACCCGTTTTTACTGGGTATTCTGCAGCGTAAGTTAGACACATACAGCTGGAGGTCATATCAGCTGGAGAGAAACCTGGAGAATGACCCAACAGTTCAAGATTTCCTCTCCTATCTGGAGAGGCGAGCTCTTGCTTTGGAGAACACCGATCACAGCGAGACAGCCACATCTGGGAAACGGCAGCCGGCAAGCTTAACAAAGAGTAAGGTTACTCTGGCAACAACAACCAATTCTACAATGGAGTGCTTATACT GTGTTGCTGCAGCTTGA